Proteins encoded within one genomic window of Polaribacter sp. NJDZ03:
- a CDS encoding transposase, whose translation MLFPENTGSYLSIDETAFSNGDLYTIVTNKNANGKKGALLAMIKGTKAEDVIRILNKISLKQRKKVKEVTLDMAANMGLIVKKSFPKAVLVIDRFHVQKLALDALQEIRIKQDQHKKLWSKIKRKNFDF comes from the coding sequence TTGCTTTTTCCTGAAAATACTGGAAGCTATCTTTCCATAGATGAAACAGCATTTTCTAATGGAGATTTATATACTATCGTGACTAATAAAAATGCGAATGGAAAAAAAGGTGCTTTACTGGCCATGATTAAAGGCACTAAAGCAGAAGATGTTATTAGAATCCTTAATAAAATCTCTTTAAAACAACGAAAAAAAGTAAAAGAAGTAACCTTAGACATGGCAGCAAACATGGGGTTAATCGTTAAAAAATCATTTCCAAAAGCAGTACTAGTTATAGATCGATTTCATGTGCAAAAATTAGCTTTAGATGCTTTGCAAGAAATTAGAATTAAACAGGATCAACACAAAAAGTTGTGGAGTAAAATAAAAAGGAAGAACTTTGACTTTTAA
- the metF gene encoding methylenetetrahydrofolate reductase [NAD(P)H] → MKVTDHIKKANGKTLFSFEVIPPQKGKNIQDLYNNIDPLMEFNPPFIDVTTSREEYVYVDKGNGLLDKRITRMRPGTVGICASIMHKYKVDAIPHLLCGGFTKEETEYVLVDCHYLGLDNVVALRGDARKDESYFKATEGGNAFASDLVQQISDLNKGKYLHDDIIVEHNYDFCVGVAGYPEKHMESPSLNTDLKRLKQKVDAGADYVVTQMFFDNNKYFEFVKKAREIGITIPIIPGIKPLAVKRHLQILPQVFKIDLPEDLIDAVEGCKDNKAVRQVGIEFAIQQSKELKEAGVPFLHYYSMGKSDNIHAIASKLF, encoded by the coding sequence ATGAAAGTTACAGATCACATTAAAAAAGCAAACGGAAAAACATTATTTTCTTTTGAGGTAATTCCGCCACAAAAAGGAAAAAATATTCAAGATTTATATAACAATATAGATCCTTTAATGGAATTTAATCCACCTTTTATAGATGTAACAACTTCTAGAGAAGAATATGTTTATGTAGACAAAGGAAACGGACTTTTAGATAAGAGAATTACTAGAATGCGCCCAGGGACGGTAGGTATTTGTGCGTCTATTATGCATAAATATAAGGTAGATGCAATTCCGCATTTATTGTGTGGAGGTTTCACCAAAGAAGAAACAGAATATGTTTTGGTAGATTGTCATTATTTAGGGTTGGATAATGTGGTTGCTTTAAGAGGAGATGCTAGAAAAGATGAGTCTTATTTTAAGGCAACCGAAGGAGGTAATGCCTTTGCAAGCGATTTGGTACAACAAATATCTGATTTAAATAAAGGAAAATATTTACATGACGATATTATAGTAGAGCATAATTATGATTTTTGTGTAGGTGTTGCAGGATATCCAGAAAAACATATGGAATCTCCGTCTTTAAACACAGATTTAAAACGTTTAAAACAAAAGGTAGATGCGGGTGCAGATTATGTGGTAACGCAAATGTTTTTTGATAATAATAAATATTTCGAGTTTGTTAAAAAAGCAAGAGAAATAGGTATTACAATACCAATTATTCCAGGAATTAAGCCGCTTGCAGTAAAAAGACATTTACAAATATTGCCTCAAGTTTTTAAAATAGATTTACCAGAAGATTTAATAGATGCTGTAGAGGGTTGTAAAGATAATAAGGCTGTAAGACAAGTAGGTATTGAGTTTGCTATTCAGCAATCTAAAGAGTTAAAAGAAGCAGGTGTGCCGTTTTTACATTATTATTCTATGGGTAAAAGTGATAATATACATGCAATTGCATCAAAGTTATTTTAG
- a CDS encoding heavy metal translocating P-type ATPase metal-binding domain-containing protein, with protein sequence MKSTQCYHCGDSCDDNLIKFDEKSFCCNGCKTVYEIFSENDLTCYYNFQDNPGAIPTEIKGKYDFLENIEIAEKLLDFNDGNTQIATLYIPHIHCSSCIWVLENLNKLNPKISTSQVDFPKKKVRVTFNSDKTSLKEIVLLLSSIGYEPYISLDDYEGGKKAVDRSLIYKLGIAGFAFGNVMFLSFPEYFEVDGFWIEKYKHIFRWLMFAFSLPVVFYAGQGYFISAFKGLRSKILNIDVPIALGILVLFIRSTVEIILDLGTGFFDSLTGLVFFLLLGKFFQQKTYNFLSFERDYKSYFPIAVTRVSKDGKEENVAIYDIVKGDRLLIRNQELIPTDGILINGTADIDYSFVTGEAEPVSKKSGDKLFAGGKQLSGIIEMEVLASVSQSYLTQLWSNDVFNKDNQSHFKTITDKISKNFTIIVLSVALLSTTFWLFFDASKALNVFTAVLIIACPCAIALAAPFALGNMLRIFGKEKFYLKNATVVEQLAAIDSIIFDKTGTLTTHKENTISYDGIELNNQEKSVLKSSLRASNHPLSRTLYDSLGEVEVLAISNFKEIVGKGIEVSCKDVKLKLGSSSFVNDNTDISALDTAVYVSFNEVYKGKFVFKNSYREGVKDLFTSLKVAYQLSVVSGDNEGERVYLEDNLPEGTHLLFNQKPEDKLEVVADLQQKHQKVMMIGDGLNDAGALAKSDVGIALSENINVFSPACDGILDASKFNKIGVYILASKKAIKVIKYSFILSLCYNVIGLYFAVTGQLIPVMAAILMPLSSISIVVFTTISTNLIGNKIK encoded by the coding sequence ATGAAATCTACACAATGTTATCACTGTGGTGATTCTTGTGATGATAATTTAATTAAGTTCGATGAAAAGAGTTTCTGTTGCAATGGTTGTAAAACTGTTTATGAAATTTTTTCTGAAAATGATTTAACTTGTTATTACAATTTTCAAGACAATCCAGGGGCAATTCCTACCGAAATTAAAGGGAAATACGACTTTTTAGAGAATATAGAAATCGCTGAAAAGTTATTAGACTTTAATGATGGTAATACACAAATAGCGACGCTTTATATTCCGCATATTCACTGTAGTTCTTGTATTTGGGTGTTGGAAAATTTAAATAAATTAAATCCTAAAATTTCTACATCTCAAGTAGATTTTCCAAAGAAAAAAGTAAGAGTTACATTTAATTCAGATAAAACATCTTTAAAAGAAATTGTACTTTTATTAAGTTCTATTGGTTATGAACCCTACATTAGTTTAGATGATTATGAAGGTGGAAAAAAAGCAGTAGATAGAAGTCTTATTTATAAATTAGGAATTGCAGGTTTTGCTTTTGGAAATGTGATGTTTCTTTCCTTTCCAGAATATTTTGAAGTAGATGGTTTTTGGATAGAAAAGTACAAACATATCTTTAGATGGTTAATGTTTGCTTTTTCATTACCAGTTGTTTTTTATGCCGGTCAAGGATATTTTATATCTGCTTTTAAGGGCTTACGTTCTAAAATATTAAATATTGATGTTCCTATTGCATTGGGTATTCTTGTACTATTTATTAGAAGTACTGTAGAAATTATTTTAGACCTCGGTACAGGTTTCTTTGACAGTTTAACAGGCTTGGTATTCTTCCTTTTATTAGGGAAGTTTTTTCAGCAGAAAACGTACAATTTTTTGTCTTTTGAGCGAGATTATAAATCCTATTTTCCTATTGCAGTTACCCGTGTTTCTAAGGACGGAAAAGAAGAAAATGTTGCTATTTATGATATTGTAAAAGGAGACAGATTACTTATTAGAAACCAAGAATTAATTCCTACAGATGGTATTCTTATCAACGGAACTGCAGATATAGATTATAGTTTTGTTACCGGAGAAGCGGAACCAGTTTCTAAAAAATCTGGCGATAAATTATTTGCTGGTGGTAAACAACTTTCAGGAATCATAGAAATGGAAGTTTTAGCCTCTGTTTCTCAAAGTTACTTAACGCAATTATGGAGCAATGATGTGTTTAACAAAGATAATCAATCTCATTTTAAGACAATTACAGATAAAATTAGTAAGAATTTTACCATCATAGTATTATCGGTTGCTTTGTTATCAACCACATTTTGGTTATTTTTTGATGCTAGTAAAGCTTTAAACGTATTTACTGCGGTTTTAATTATAGCGTGTCCTTGTGCAATTGCTTTAGCAGCTCCATTTGCCTTAGGTAATATGTTACGCATTTTTGGGAAGGAAAAATTTTATTTAAAAAATGCAACTGTTGTAGAGCAGTTGGCAGCCATAGATTCTATTATTTTTGATAAAACAGGTACATTAACCACACATAAAGAAAATACGATTTCTTATGATGGAATTGAGTTAAATAATCAAGAGAAAAGTGTTTTAAAAAGTTCTTTAAGAGCTTCTAATCATCCGTTAAGTAGAACTTTGTATGATAGTTTAGGAGAGGTAGAGGTACTTGCTATTTCTAATTTTAAAGAAATTGTAGGAAAAGGTATTGAAGTAAGTTGTAAAGATGTAAAATTAAAGTTAGGTTCTTCTTCTTTTGTTAATGATAATACAGATATCTCTGCTTTAGATACTGCTGTATATGTTAGTTTTAATGAGGTTTATAAAGGGAAGTTTGTCTTTAAAAATTCTTATAGAGAAGGTGTAAAAGACTTATTTACTTCTTTAAAAGTAGCATATCAATTATCAGTTGTTTCTGGAGATAATGAAGGTGAAAGAGTTTATTTAGAAGATAATCTACCAGAAGGCACCCATTTATTATTTAACCAAAAACCAGAAGATAAATTAGAAGTCGTTGCAGATCTTCAGCAAAAACATCAAAAAGTAATGATGATTGGAGATGGTTTAAATGATGCAGGTGCTTTGGCAAAAAGTGATGTTGGTATTGCGTTGTCAGAAAATATTAATGTGTTTTCTCCAGCTTGTGACGGAATTTTAGATGCATCAAAATTTAATAAAATAGGAGTTTATATATTGGCTTCAAAAAAAGCTATTAAAGTTATCAAATACAGTTTTATACTGTCTCTATGTTACAATGTAATAGGATTGTATTTTGCTGTAACGGGACAATTAATACCAGTAATGGCAGCGATTTTAATGCCTTTAAGTTCTATCAGTATTGTGGTTTTTACAACAATCTCTACCAATTTAATCGGAAACAAAATAAAATAA
- a CDS encoding Crp/Fnr family transcriptional regulator yields MSKCEQCIIRQFNSLQHLTKEELVKISNCKTSKVIKKGEAIFEEGERLKGVFCIKDGVCKVSKMSENGRNQIISLVTKGDLLGERSLISDEVSNLKAVALNDMEVCFIPKEEILKDLSKNPNFTMNVLKDMAQTLKQADNVIVDMAQKTVKQRLAETLLNLHKKFGTNADGSINIHLSREDIANIIGTATESAIRLLSELKKKKIIEFKGKDISILNSIELDKIAQGF; encoded by the coding sequence ATGAGTAAATGCGAGCAATGTATTATTCGTCAATTTAATTCCTTACAACACTTAACTAAAGAAGAACTGGTTAAGATATCTAACTGCAAAACATCTAAAGTTATAAAAAAGGGAGAGGCTATTTTTGAAGAAGGAGAGCGATTAAAAGGTGTTTTCTGCATTAAAGATGGTGTTTGTAAGGTTTCTAAAATGAGTGAAAATGGTAGAAATCAAATTATTAGTTTGGTAACCAAAGGTGATTTATTAGGAGAAAGAAGTTTAATCTCTGACGAAGTATCTAACCTTAAAGCAGTTGCTTTAAACGACATGGAAGTCTGTTTTATTCCTAAAGAAGAAATTTTAAAGGATTTATCTAAAAACCCAAACTTTACAATGAATGTGCTTAAAGACATGGCTCAAACCTTAAAGCAAGCTGATAATGTTATTGTAGATATGGCTCAAAAAACAGTAAAGCAACGTTTGGCTGAAACACTTTTAAATCTACATAAAAAGTTTGGTACAAATGCAGACGGATCTATAAATATTCACCTTTCTAGAGAAGATATTGCCAACATTATAGGAACAGCAACAGAGTCTGCTATTCGCTTATTATCTGAATTAAAAAAGAAGAAAATTATTGAGTTTAAAGGAAAGGATATTTCAATATTAAATAGTATTGAATTAGACAAAATTGCTCAAGGATTCTAA
- a CDS encoding transposase, whose product MENARNNSLKYVPKLLPNGDTLKQLLARSRYLLYKSSNKWTNSQQERAEILFKTYPDIEKAYNLCQNLSWIYNQTKDKTVALTRLAKWDENVRQAKFKSFNTIARTMSIHYQNILNYFDNRSTNASAESFNAKIKAFRAQFRGVRNIKFFLFRLSNIYA is encoded by the coding sequence ATAGAAAATGCTAGAAACAACTCCTTAAAATATGTTCCTAAACTACTACCAAATGGAGATACTCTAAAACAATTATTAGCTAGAAGTAGATACCTATTGTATAAATCTAGTAACAAATGGACTAACTCCCAACAAGAAAGAGCTGAAATACTTTTTAAAACTTATCCAGATATAGAAAAGGCATACAATTTATGTCAAAACTTATCCTGGATTTACAATCAAACAAAAGATAAAACCGTTGCCTTAACTAGACTTGCTAAATGGGATGAAAATGTAAGACAAGCGAAGTTTAAAAGCTTTAATACCATTGCTAGAACAATGTCTATACATTATCAGAATATACTCAACTATTTTGACAATAGAAGTACAAATGCTTCTGCAGAATCGTTTAATGCTAAAATAAAAGCATTTAGAGCACAATTTAGAGGTGTTAGAAACATCAAATTTTTCCTTTTTAGACTCTCAAATATTTATGCCTAA
- a CDS encoding transposase, with translation MDTSIELIKLLLPEILVNYFKLTKHEVKNEELHFYFTELNTIPEEFKTLKLSSKGFFPEATIQDFPIRGKNVFLHVIRRRWIDDNSKKLVIRDWQLVAKGTRITSEFAAFLKQISL, from the coding sequence TTGGATACTTCAATTGAGCTTATTAAATTATTACTACCAGAAATACTTGTTAACTATTTTAAACTTACCAAACACGAAGTTAAAAATGAAGAACTCCATTTCTATTTCACTGAGTTAAACACAATTCCTGAAGAATTTAAAACACTTAAATTAAGCTCTAAAGGATTTTTTCCAGAAGCCACTATTCAAGATTTTCCTATTCGAGGTAAAAACGTTTTTCTACATGTTATTAGAAGGCGTTGGATTGATGATAATTCTAAAAAATTAGTGATAAGAGATTGGCAGTTAGTAGCAAAAGGCACTAGAATTACTAGTGAATTTGCTGCTTTTTTAAAACAAATCAGTCTGTAA
- a CDS encoding DUF58 domain-containing protein, whose amino-acid sequence MDLSEVKSEIKNLDLLAKQVVEGFITGIHKSPFHGFSVEFSEHKLYNKGESTRHIDWKLFAKTEKLYTKKYEEETNLRCHIIIDNSASMHYPIVKKQTVDNLNKVGFSAVASASLMEILKRQRDAVGLSIYGDSYEYYAPEKGSDRHRKMLLHQLEQLLVSESKSSTETYKYLHEIAEKIHRRSLIFVFTDMFQPNKDNETLFEALKHLKFNKHEVVLFHTYDGETEFNFNFDNNPKKFVDVETGEEINIYAENIREKYTALVGDYFKELKNKCLQYKIDYIPVDICKGYNAVLTAYLISRKKI is encoded by the coding sequence ATGGATTTATCTGAAGTAAAATCAGAAATAAAAAACTTAGACTTACTTGCAAAACAAGTGGTAGAGGGTTTTATTACCGGAATTCATAAAAGTCCATTTCACGGGTTTTCTGTAGAGTTTTCTGAGCATAAATTATACAATAAAGGAGAAAGTACGCGTCATATAGATTGGAAGCTTTTTGCAAAGACAGAGAAGTTGTACACTAAAAAATATGAAGAAGAAACCAATTTAAGGTGCCATATTATCATAGATAATTCTGCTTCTATGCATTATCCTATTGTAAAAAAGCAAACGGTAGACAATTTAAACAAAGTTGGATTTTCTGCAGTTGCCTCGGCGTCATTAATGGAAATACTAAAAAGACAAAGAGATGCAGTTGGTTTAAGTATTTATGGCGATAGTTATGAATATTATGCTCCAGAAAAGGGGAGCGATCGGCACAGAAAGATGTTGTTGCATCAATTAGAGCAATTATTGGTTTCAGAATCTAAATCTTCTACAGAGACCTATAAATACTTGCACGAAATTGCAGAGAAAATACACAGGCGTTCATTAATTTTTGTTTTTACAGACATGTTTCAGCCAAATAAAGATAATGAAACACTTTTTGAAGCTTTAAAACATCTTAAATTTAATAAACATGAGGTTGTTTTGTTTCATACGTATGATGGAGAAACGGAATTTAACTTCAATTTTGACAATAATCCTAAAAAGTTTGTAGATGTTGAAACTGGAGAAGAAATTAATATATACGCAGAAAATATTAGAGAAAAGTACACTGCATTAGTTGGCGATTATTTTAAAGAATTGAAAAATAAATGTTTACAATATAAAATTGATTATATCCCTGTAGATATATGTAAAGGATACAATGCAGTTTTAACGGCATATTTAATTAGTAGAAAAAAAATATAA
- a CDS encoding transposase yields MLFPENTGSYLSIDETAFSNGDLYTIVTNKNANGKKGALLAMIKGTKAEDVIRILNKISLKQRKKVKEVTLDMAANMGLIVKKSFPKAVLVIDRFHVQKLALDALQEIRIKHRWEAIDKDNDAIENARNNSLKYVPKLLPNGDTLKQLLARSRYLLYKSSNKWTNSQQERAEILFKTYPDIEKAYNLCQNLSWIYNQTKDKTVALTRLAKWDENVRQAKFKSFNTIARTMSIHYQNILNYFDNRSTNASAESFNAKIKAFRAQFRGVRNIKFFLFRLSNIYA; encoded by the coding sequence TTGCTTTTTCCTGAAAATACTGGAAGCTATCTTTCCATAGATGAAACAGCATTTTCTAATGGAGATTTATATACTATCGTGACTAATAAAAATGCGAATGGAAAAAAAGGTGCTTTACTGGCCATGATTAAAGGCACTAAAGCAGAAGATGTTATTAGAATCCTTAATAAAATCTCTTTAAAACAACGAAAAAAAGTAAAAGAAGTAACCTTAGACATGGCAGCAAACATGGGGTTAATCGTTAAAAAATCATTTCCAAAAGCAGTACTAGTTATAGATCGATTTCATGTGCAAAAATTAGCTTTAGATGCTTTGCAAGAAATTAGAATTAAACATCGTTGGGAAGCAATAGATAAAGATAACGACGCCATAGAAAATGCTAGAAACAACTCCTTAAAATATGTTCCTAAACTACTACCAAATGGAGATACTCTAAAACAATTATTAGCTAGAAGTAGATACCTATTGTATAAATCTAGTAACAAATGGACTAACTCCCAACAAGAAAGAGCTGAAATACTTTTTAAAACTTATCCAGATATAGAAAAGGCATACAATTTATGTCAAAACTTATCCTGGATTTACAATCAAACAAAAGATAAAACCGTTGCCTTAACTAGACTTGCTAAATGGGATGAAAATGTAAGACAAGCGAAGTTTAAAAGCTTTAATACCATTGCTAGAACAATGTCTATACATTATCAGAATATACTCAACTATTTTGACAATAGAAGTACAAATGCTTCTGCAGAATCGTTTAATGCTAAAATAAAAGCATTTAGAGCACAATTTAGAGGTGTTAGAAACATCAAATTTTTCCTTTTTAGACTCTCAAATATTTATGCCTAA
- the trxA gene encoding thioredoxin, with protein sequence MALEITDANFDELVLKSDKPVLVDFWAAWCGPCRMVGPIVDEIYTEYEGKAIVGKVDVDANQEFAAKYGVRNIPTVLIFKNGEVVDKQVGVAPKNVYTGKIDAAI encoded by the coding sequence ATGGCATTAGAAATTACAGACGCAAACTTTGACGAATTAGTATTAAAATCTGACAAACCAGTATTAGTAGATTTTTGGGCAGCTTGGTGTGGACCATGTAGAATGGTAGGGCCAATTGTTGATGAAATTTATACTGAGTATGAAGGAAAAGCCATTGTAGGTAAAGTAGATGTTGATGCTAATCAAGAATTTGCAGCAAAATACGGAGTGCGTAACATACCAACTGTTTTAATCTTTAAAAACGGAGAAGTGGTAGACAAGCAAGTAGGTGTTGCACCTAAAAATGTGTATACAGGTAAAATTGATGCTGCTATATAA
- a CDS encoding M1 family aminopeptidase has product MRFYIYVLCIIIFISCDKQENQLKLEKGISFELAQYRKQQITDVVYDIHFKIPKEKEKKIASKLIVNFTINDLKNNVFLDFNEDASKLKSIKVNGETSIINHQKEHVIIDKKRLSLGENSIEILFEAGEKSLNRNEEFLYTLLVPDRASTLFPCFDQPDIKANYNLRITAPKDWKVLSGGFEESSLEIDGFIEHTFATSDLMSTYLFSFVAGKFTEETQNPGAFDMRFLYRENNKEKISESVDEVFSIHQKSIDFLEEYTQVKFPFQKMDFAAIPPFQYGGMEHIGAIQYRQSALFLDKNATLNAKLRRAKLIAHETSHMWFGDLVTMKWFNDVWMKEVFANFMADKIMNPVFPEVNHNLNFMMSHYPSAYSEDRTKGTNAIRQYLGNLKDAGSLYGRIIYNKAPIMMRQLEALLGEETFNEGIQEYIKKYENSNADWNELVAILDNKSPGNIKNWSDVWVNSSGRPVFYEEIELNDKGNVTKFVIHQKAEDGSNKIWTQSFKIKLIDKRGYEKIINLKNMGKSFDITSATKDFKPGQVLYNINGFGYGVFPIYNKEIDRYQNITDEVSRGSQYINLYENMLIGEVSPLETYQIYLNAIQVEENELITSYLSGRIQTIFWTFLTEGQQNNIQKTTENQIYKLLEKELPKNIKKTLFKLYQSIAISEVGKDHLYQIWKENKRIKNLLLNEDDFTSLVMKLVIFKHSKSLDILKQQLVKITNEDRLERFNWLMPSLSDDENVRDHFMKLLLQKENREKEPWVETALINIHHPLRQKSSAKHLKSVLETLEEVQLTGDIFFPKGWLASSIGQYSSKEAKVVLDQFLEEHPDYNAILLKKLLQTTDNLTRAQNIKK; this is encoded by the coding sequence ATGAGATTTTATATTTACGTTTTATGTATAATCATTTTTATTTCTTGTGATAAACAAGAGAATCAATTAAAATTAGAAAAAGGAATTTCTTTTGAATTAGCACAATACAGAAAACAACAAATTACAGATGTTGTTTATGATATACATTTTAAAATTCCGAAGGAAAAAGAAAAGAAGATAGCATCTAAATTAATAGTTAATTTTACTATCAATGATTTAAAAAATAATGTTTTTCTTGATTTTAACGAAGATGCTTCTAAGTTGAAGTCAATAAAAGTAAATGGAGAAACATCCATAATAAATCATCAGAAAGAACACGTTATTATTGATAAGAAACGATTGAGTTTAGGTGAAAACTCAATAGAAATATTATTTGAAGCAGGAGAAAAATCACTCAACAGAAATGAAGAGTTTTTATATACCTTATTAGTTCCGGATAGAGCAAGTACGTTGTTTCCTTGTTTTGATCAGCCAGATATAAAAGCCAACTACAATTTAAGGATTACAGCGCCAAAAGATTGGAAAGTCTTGTCAGGTGGTTTTGAAGAAAGTAGTTTAGAAATAGATGGTTTTATAGAGCATACTTTTGCAACTTCAGATTTAATGAGTACGTATTTATTCTCTTTTGTAGCAGGTAAATTTACAGAAGAAACTCAAAACCCAGGAGCGTTTGATATGCGTTTTTTGTACCGAGAAAATAATAAAGAAAAGATAAGTGAAAGTGTAGATGAGGTGTTTAGCATTCATCAGAAATCGATTGACTTTTTAGAAGAATATACACAAGTTAAATTCCCGTTTCAAAAAATGGATTTTGCTGCCATTCCGCCTTTTCAGTATGGAGGAATGGAACATATTGGTGCTATACAATACAGACAATCGGCTTTATTTTTAGATAAGAATGCTACGTTAAATGCTAAATTAAGAAGGGCAAAATTAATTGCCCATGAAACATCGCATATGTGGTTTGGAGATTTGGTTACCATGAAATGGTTTAATGATGTTTGGATGAAAGAGGTGTTTGCTAATTTTATGGCAGATAAAATTATGAATCCTGTTTTTCCAGAAGTAAATCATAATCTTAATTTTATGATGTCTCATTACCCAAGTGCTTATTCTGAAGACAGAACAAAGGGAACAAATGCAATTAGACAGTATTTAGGCAACTTAAAAGATGCAGGCTCTTTATACGGAAGAATTATTTACAACAAAGCGCCAATTATGATGCGTCAGTTAGAAGCATTATTAGGTGAAGAGACTTTTAATGAAGGAATTCAAGAATACATAAAAAAGTATGAGAACTCTAATGCAGACTGGAACGAGTTGGTTGCTATTTTAGATAATAAATCACCAGGAAATATTAAAAATTGGTCTGATGTTTGGGTAAATTCATCTGGAAGGCCTGTTTTTTATGAAGAAATAGAATTGAATGATAAAGGAAACGTAACGAAGTTTGTAATCCATCAAAAAGCAGAAGATGGTTCTAATAAAATTTGGACACAATCTTTTAAAATTAAATTGATTGATAAAAGAGGGTATGAGAAAATTATCAACCTTAAGAATATGGGCAAATCTTTTGATATTACATCAGCAACAAAAGATTTTAAACCCGGACAAGTTTTGTACAATATAAACGGATTTGGTTATGGAGTTTTTCCTATTTATAATAAGGAAATAGACAGATATCAAAATATAACAGATGAGGTTTCTAGAGGTTCTCAATACATTAATTTATATGAAAACATGCTAATAGGAGAAGTTAGCCCGTTAGAAACCTATCAAATTTATTTGAATGCGATTCAAGTGGAAGAAAATGAATTGATAACAAGTTATTTGTCCGGAAGAATACAGACAATTTTTTGGACTTTCTTAACTGAAGGACAGCAAAATAATATTCAGAAGACAACAGAGAATCAGATTTATAAACTATTAGAAAAAGAGTTGCCTAAAAATATTAAGAAGACTTTGTTTAAATTGTATCAATCAATTGCAATTTCTGAAGTCGGTAAAGATCATTTATACCAAATTTGGAAAGAAAATAAGCGTATTAAGAATCTTCTTTTAAATGAAGATGATTTTACTTCTTTGGTGATGAAGTTGGTAATTTTTAAGCATTCTAAATCATTAGATATTTTAAAGCAACAACTAGTTAAAATAACCAATGAAGATAGGTTAGAGCGTTTTAATTGGTTGATGCCATCTCTTTCTGATGATGAAAATGTAAGAGATCACTTTATGAAGTTGCTTTTACAAAAAGAGAATAGGGAAAAAGAACCTTGGGTAGAAACTGCTCTGATTAATATACACCACCCGTTAAGACAAAAATCTTCAGCAAAACATTTAAAATCGGTTTTAGAAACATTAGAAGAAGTGCAATTAACAGGAGATATCTTTTTTCCTAAAGGTTGGTTGGCAAGTTCCATTGGTCAATATTCTTCTAAAGAAGCAAAAGTTGTGTTAGATCAATTTTTAGAGGAACATCCAGATTATAATGCTATCTTATTAAAGAAATTATTACAGACGACAGATAATTTAACGCGAGCTCAAAACATTAAAAAATAA